In a genomic window of Mesoplasma tabanidae:
- the tilS gene encoding tRNA lysidine(34) synthetase TilS: MQKFKINAKFSYLVAVSGGPDSMFMLNELVKMNIKELVICHVNYNFRKDSKNDQEIVEEFCKKNHLKLETLIIEQNYSELKENFESWARKTRYDFFAEISKKYSIKNVLVAHNKNDLIETFLLQKQRKGYVKYFGLNKTSIYKDLIIVRPMLSILKSDIINSLKDEKVKYAIDSTNQDIKYERNKIRAEISEISFSQIEKEIELLNKNLEKTNLKVNWYVNNNMSADELKINKNLTDQDLEFIQRTIYRWLEVIKKDFIVQNRSNKTIFEIAKNMKVSEKVFWEINVGSYSIIKDYENLFLIDNKMIQPKTFLINSQQELYLAEEFINWLDIINAIKRNKENYPYVISNDFAKYKLDTYTLGKKTNRYLIDKKIRYKNRMLKAVVYSNKAKKILNTIK; this comes from the coding sequence ATGCAAAAATTTAAAATAAATGCAAAATTTTCATATTTAGTTGCTGTTTCTGGGGGACCAGATAGCATGTTTATGTTAAATGAATTAGTTAAAATGAATATTAAAGAATTAGTCATATGCCATGTTAATTATAATTTTAGAAAAGACTCAAAAAATGATCAAGAAATTGTTGAAGAGTTTTGTAAAAAAAATCACTTAAAATTAGAAACTCTTATTATTGAGCAAAATTACTCAGAACTTAAAGAAAACTTTGAAAGTTGAGCTAGAAAAACAAGATATGATTTTTTTGCTGAAATATCTAAAAAATATAGTATTAAAAATGTTTTAGTTGCGCATAATAAGAATGATCTGATTGAAACTTTTTTATTACAAAAACAAAGAAAAGGTTATGTCAAATACTTTGGCTTAAATAAAACTTCAATATATAAAGATTTAATTATTGTTAGACCAATGCTAAGTATTTTGAAGTCTGATATTATCAATTCATTGAAAGATGAAAAAGTAAAATATGCAATCGATTCAACTAATCAAGACATTAAGTATGAAAGAAATAAAATAAGAGCTGAAATTTCAGAAATTTCTTTTTCGCAAATTGAAAAAGAAATTGAATTGTTAAACAAGAATCTTGAAAAGACTAATTTAAAGGTTAACTGATATGTTAATAATAATATGTCTGCTGATGAATTAAAAATTAATAAGAATTTAACAGACCAAGATTTAGAGTTTATTCAAAGAACTATTTATAGATGACTAGAAGTTATAAAAAAAGATTTTATTGTTCAAAATAGAAGCAACAAAACCATTTTTGAAATAGCAAAAAATATGAAAGTTTCAGAAAAAGTTTTTTGAGAAATAAATGTTGGAAGTTATTCTATTATAAAAGATTATGAAAACTTGTTTTTAATTGATAATAAAATGATACAACCCAAAACATTTTTAATAAATTCACAGCAAGAATTATACCTGGCAGAAGAGTTCATTAATTGATTAGATATAATAAACGCAATTAAACGTAATAAAGAAAACTATCCTTATGTAATAAGTAATGATTTTGCTAAGTACAAATTAGATACTTATACATTAGGTAAAAAAACAAATAGATATTTAATTGATAAGAAAATTAGATATAAAAATAGAATGTTAAAGGCTGTGGTTTACAGTAATAAAGCAAAGAAAATCTTAAATACCATTAAGTAG
- a CDS encoding tRNA1(Val) (adenine(37)-N6)-methyltransferase gives MKILNDLLGYEDRKIYQDSEMFNFTLDSVLIARFINLKSSVKKIVDFGTNNAVIPLIISKYTNAKIVGVEIQQKAAELAIENIKLNMLEDQIQIVNDDIKNYSKEMANKFDAVICNPPFFKKHEDSKVKKISEEVVNARHETLITLEEIIKNAGLILKNGGSFTLVHRPERAGEIISLLYKYKFAPKRMQFVHSKSRDEAKTILIDAILEGNEGMQILNPLISHKEDESYTNDLLKYFKD, from the coding sequence ATGAAAATTTTAAATGACTTATTAGGATATGAAGATAGAAAAATTTATCAAGATTCAGAGATGTTTAATTTCACTTTAGATAGTGTTCTTATAGCCAGATTTATTAATTTAAAAAGTAGTGTTAAAAAAATAGTTGATTTTGGAACCAATAATGCAGTGATACCTCTTATAATTTCAAAGTACACAAATGCAAAAATTGTGGGAGTTGAAATACAACAAAAAGCAGCAGAATTGGCAATTGAAAATATAAAATTAAATATGTTAGAGGATCAGATTCAAATAGTTAATGACGACATTAAAAATTACTCAAAAGAAATGGCTAATAAATTTGATGCAGTTATTTGTAATCCACCCTTTTTCAAAAAACATGAAGATTCAAAAGTTAAGAAAATAAGCGAAGAAGTTGTTAATGCAAGACATGAAACTTTAATAACACTTGAAGAAATAATTAAAAATGCTGGATTAATTTTAAAAAATGGAGGTTCATTTACATTGGTTCATAGACCAGAAAGAGCAGGAGAAATTATAAGTTTACTTTATAAATACAAGTTTGCTCCTAAAAGAATGCAATTTGTTCATTCAAAATCAAGAGATGAAGCAAAAACAATTTTAATTGATGCTATTTTGGAAGGTAATGAAGGAATGCAAATACTCAACCCTTTAATCTCTCATAAAGAAGACGAATCTTATACTAATGACTTATTGAAATATTTTAAGGACTAA
- a CDS encoding DNA polymerase III subunit: protein MKKRETLEKFIEQLKTKKMFSSILVSNDNQDNLNEFANEFARIIFCENLSIENDQCVNCKRFENKSLANLVFLGDGSLAINKSDVIELMHKFSLTTNEVNKFKVYILANAENLKNESGNALLKFIEEPPENTIAILLTKNKSQVLPTIKSRCKLIVLENKNRNDNSQNLIEEILGKDKNTILLSNSELKKMDKSELIGILEEAYSRTIIKKYLNIAEATLQLINDLKFTFQTNLAIDVFLIHVSEVI from the coding sequence ATGAAAAAAAGAGAAACACTAGAAAAATTTATTGAGCAATTAAAAACTAAAAAAATGTTTAGCTCTATTTTAGTTTCAAATGATAATCAAGATAATTTAAATGAATTTGCAAATGAATTTGCGAGAATAATATTTTGTGAAAATTTAAGTATTGAAAACGATCAATGTGTTAATTGTAAAAGATTTGAAAATAAAAGTTTAGCTAATCTTGTTTTTCTGGGAGATGGTAGTTTAGCTATAAATAAGTCTGATGTTATAGAACTTATGCATAAGTTCTCTTTAACAACTAATGAAGTTAATAAATTTAAGGTCTACATTTTAGCGAATGCTGAAAATCTAAAAAATGAATCAGGTAACGCGTTATTAAAATTTATTGAAGAACCACCTGAAAACACTATTGCAATTCTTTTAACAAAAAATAAAAGTCAAGTTTTACCAACAATAAAATCAAGATGTAAATTAATAGTTTTAGAAAATAAAAACAGAAATGATAATAGTCAAAATTTAATTGAAGAAATCTTGGGTAAAGATAAAAACACAATTTTACTTTCTAACTCTGAATTGAAAAAAATGGATAAATCTGAATTAATTGGAATTCTTGAAGAGGCATATAGTAGAACAATAATAAAAAAATATTTAAACATTGCTGAAGCAACGCTTCAATTAATTAATGATTTAAAGTTTACATTTCAAACTAATTTAGCAATAGATGTCTTTTTAATACATGTGAGTGAGGTAATCTAA
- the tmk gene encoding dTMP kinase: MFITIEGMDGSGKTTALQRVKNHLEDLNYKVVMTREPGGLPISEKLRELILNKDSQGMEPWTEALLFIAARKEHLEKVIKPYLQKGYIVISDRFMDSTTAYQGGARGLGIDYLNNLQKTILEGFLPDLTLYFELSFEDAEKRLSERHEEKNRLDEEGRKFKESVKAAFEELAKKELKRITVIDASKTPDEVFEDTKKIILEKIELWKKEKH, translated from the coding sequence ATGTTTATAACAATTGAAGGAATGGATGGAAGCGGAAAAACAACTGCACTACAAAGAGTGAAAAACCATTTAGAAGATTTAAATTATAAAGTTGTTATGACTAGAGAGCCTGGGGGATTACCAATTTCTGAAAAATTAAGAGAACTTATATTAAATAAGGATAGTCAAGGAATGGAGCCCTGAACTGAAGCTTTACTTTTTATTGCTGCTAGAAAAGAACATCTTGAAAAGGTAATCAAACCTTATTTACAAAAAGGATATATAGTTATATCAGACAGATTTATGGATTCAACAACAGCATACCAAGGTGGAGCTAGAGGTCTTGGCATAGATTATTTAAATAATTTACAAAAAACAATTCTAGAAGGTTTTTTACCAGACTTAACTTTGTATTTTGAATTAAGTTTTGAAGATGCTGAAAAAAGGCTTTCTGAAAGACATGAAGAAAAAAATAGATTAGATGAAGAAGGAAGAAAATTTAAAGAATCTGTAAAAGCTGCTTTTGAAGAATTAGCGAAAAAGGAGCTTAAAAGAATAACAGTTATTGATGCTTCAAAAACACCTGATGAAGTTTTTGAAGACACTAAAAAAATTATTTTAGAAAAGATAGAGTTATGAAAAAAAGAGAAACACTAG
- the recR gene encoding recombination mediator RecR: protein MNKELFEEIIANINKNDGLTKKTSERLVNNLIIDKFALDNFVKQLNLIKENITICSICNYYEIENKCLICSDESRNQNVICVVASQLDVNNIEKINKYKGLYHVLGSEINLNKKKTPTEINFESLLSRIENNTELILALNATFEGELTTNYIYQLTKNLNINITRIAKGIPMGGSLDYMDETTLESAFKNRKKYEV from the coding sequence ATGAACAAAGAATTGTTTGAAGAAATTATAGCTAACATTAATAAAAATGATGGACTTACTAAAAAAACAAGTGAGAGATTAGTTAACAATTTAATAATTGATAAATTCGCTTTAGACAATTTTGTTAAACAACTTAATTTAATAAAAGAAAACATAACAATTTGTTCTATTTGTAATTATTATGAAATTGAAAATAAGTGCTTAATTTGCAGTGATGAAAGTAGAAATCAAAATGTAATTTGTGTTGTTGCAAGTCAGCTAGATGTTAACAACATTGAAAAAATAAATAAGTATAAAGGTCTTTATCATGTGCTAGGATCTGAAATAAATTTGAATAAGAAAAAAACACCAACAGAAATAAATTTTGAAAGCTTATTATCAAGAATTGAAAATAACACTGAATTAATTTTAGCCTTGAATGCTACTTTTGAGGGTGAGTTAACAACTAATTATATATATCAATTAACTAAAAATCTTAACATCAATATAACAAGAATAGCAAAAGGTATACCGATGGGTGGAAGCCTTGATTATATGGATGAAACAACTTTAGAAAGTGCTTTTAAGAATAGAAAGAAATATGAGGTCTAA